The following are from one region of the Aspergillus chevalieri M1 DNA, chromosome 1, nearly complete sequence genome:
- the SIR2 gene encoding putative histone deacetylase SIR2 (COG:B;~EggNog:ENOG410PGKD;~InterPro:IPR029035,IPR003000,IPR026590,IPR026591;~PFAM:PF02146;~go_function: GO:0070403 - NAD+ binding [Evidence IEA]), whose protein sequence is MDLAPAPSGESSSLKEPVIEVQAVDMTSTETEETTNPVTAEQEEELAKKEDEEDQKLLSEYETDSEAGSDEWETQSLYEDALQFVRDDQLRDGVPGACTLDEAVAYRQRLHDIGKAAFVEETIVREIVSAKKLCTAFGILPPPFLEGAPDEAYHPLLAMGISREFSRRQKLPQYNTLDDAVKLLKDSKNIIVLTGAGISTSLGIPDFRSKDTGLYAQLEHLGLSDPQEVFDIHVFREDPRIFFSVAKDILPTENKFSPTHGFIRLLQDKNKLLTNYTQNIDNIEANAGVFPDKIVQCHGSFATATCFKCQHKVPGDTIMEDIKKGVIPECVECKKRLDGDLLKPQGMKRKRSSNGTQKDRKDQDSSDDEDDYELPTPGIMKPDITFFGEDLPDEFGRRLVHHDRERADLVIVIGTSLKVAPVAEVPGVLPRTVPQIYISRTPVSHTGFDIDLLGDCDVVVSELCRRAGWDLKHEMIPPDEKVEVKQVEGYESRHEFKVVGA, encoded by the exons ATGGACCTGGCACCAGCGCCCAGCGGGGAGAGTTCGTCGTTGAAGGAACCGGTGATTGAGGTGCAAGCCGTCGATATGACTTCTACGGAAACTGAAGAGACAACGAACCCGGTGACGGCGGAGCAGGAAGAGGAACTGGCAAagaaagaggatgaggaagatcagAAGTTGCTGTCCGAATATGAAACGGATAGTGAGGCGGGAAGCGATGAATGGGAGACCCAATCTCTATATGAAGATGCGCTTCAGTTCGTCCGCGATGATCAGCTTCGGGATGGAG TGCCTGGGGCTTGCACGTTAGATGAAGCCGTTGCTTATCGACAACGTCTGCATGATATTGGCAAGGCTGCCTTCGTGGAGGAGACAATTGTCCGGGAGATCGTCAGCGCAAAGAAACTATGCACTGCGTTCGGGATACTTCCTCCACCGTTTCTTGAAGGTGCCCCGGATGAGGCGTACCATCCTCTTCTGGCCATGGGGATATCGCGCGAATTCTCCCGGCGCCAGAAACTCCCGCAATACAACACCCTTGATGATGCGGTCAAATTGCTCAAGGATTCTAAAAATATCATCGTGTTAACAGGCGCAGGG ATCTCTACTAGTCTTGGTATACCTGATTTTCGATCCAAGGACACCGGTCTTTATGCTCAGCTAGAGCATCTAGGATTAAGTGATCCTCAGGAGGTCTTTGATATCCATGTCTTTCGGGAGGACCCTCGCATCTTCTTCTCGGTTGCGAAGGACATCCTACCTACCGAGAACAAGTTTTCTCCGACTCATGGGTTCATCCGCTTACTTCAGGATAAGAATAAACTTTTGACCAACTATACTCAGAACATTGACAACATCGAGGCCAATGCAGGTGTTTTTCCTGATAAAATCGTGCAATGTCACGGCTCGTTTGCTACGGCCACTTGTTTCAAGTGCCAACACAAGGTTCCAGGAGACACGATCATGGAAGACATCAAGAAAGGTGTCATTCCTGAATGTGTTGAATGCAAGAAGAGGCTCGATGGTGATCTGTTGAAACCGCAAGGGATGAAACGCAAGCGGAGCTCCAATGGCACTCAGAAAGACCGTAAAGATCAGGACAGTtctgatgatgaggacgatTACGAACTTCCGACTCCCGGGATCATGAAG CCTGATATCACATTTTTTGGAGAAGATCTTCCTGATGAGTTCGGTCGCCGTCTTGTTCATCATGACCGTGAACGAGCAGACCTGGTCATTGTCATTGGCACTTCGCTGAAAGTGGCTCCTGTGGCAGAAGTGCCCGGAGTGCTACCTCGCACTGTTCCTCAAATCTACATCTCTCGTACT CCTGTTTCGCATACTGGCTTTGATATCGACTTATTAGGTGACTGCGACGTAGTAGTCTCCGAGCTCTGTCGTCGGGCAGGTTGGGATCTGAAGCACGAGATGATTCCCCCAGACGAGAAAGTTGAGGTGAAGCAGGTGGAAGGATACGAGTCACGACATGAGTTCAAGGTCGTCGGCGCATAA
- a CDS encoding RWD domain-containing protein (BUSCO:EOG09265K60;~COG:S;~EggNog:ENOG410PPZ9;~InterPro:IPR016135,IPR040213,IPR006575;~PFAM:PF05773;~go_function: GO:0005515 - protein binding [Evidence IEA]), whose amino-acid sequence MGREEQIEEREVLDSIFPEEITDLSETSYRISVTLETPENDTIEDAEQPVLLLQISYPADYPDVAPELEISAPHNAPKHPRLDVQEDRDRLLEALAPTVEENMGMAMVFTLVSALKESAELLMSERSNAAQALKEMEAAKAEEEENRKFQGSAVTIQSFLEWHEQFRKEMAEKEQRQREEKEAEDKKGRKPAAREEKKLTGRQLWERGLAGKGDYDEEGEDALPAVEKMKISS is encoded by the exons ATGGGCCGTGAGGAACAAATCGAGGAGCGCGAGGTGCTCGACTCTATTTTTCCAGAAGAAATCACAG ACCTCTCTGAGACCTCATACCGGATATCCGTAACGCTGGAGACACCCGAAAATGATACCATCGAAGACGCAGAACAACCCGTCTTGCTTCTGCAAATTTCCTACCCAGCAGATTATCCCGACGTTGCCCCGGAGCTAGAGATCTCAGCTCCGCATAATGCGCCGAAACACCCCCGACTGGACGTCCAAGAAGACCGGGACCGACTCCTTGAAGCGCTGGCGCCAACTGTCGAAGAGAACATGGGCATGGCGATGGTTTTCACTCTGGTCAGTGCATTGAAGGAGAGCGCGGAACTTCTTATGTCGGAGCGGTCGAATGCTGCTCAGGCGCTAAAAGAGATGGAAGCTGCCAAggcagaagaagaggagaaccGCAAGTTCCAAGGCTCAGCTGTTACGATCCAGTCGTTTTTGGAATGGCACGAGCAGTTTAGGAAGGAGATGGCGGAGAAAGAGCAGAGGCAAcgcgaggagaaggaggcagAGGACAAGAAGGGCAGGAAACCAGCAGCtcgggaggagaagaagctcacGGGCAGGCAATTATGGGAGAGAGGCTTGGCTGGCAAGGGAGATTATGATGAAGAGGGTGAGGATGCTCTGCCAGCTGTAGAAAAGATGAAGATATCCTCATAA
- a CDS encoding tRNA (guanine-N2-)-methyltransferase (BUSCO:EOG09262GNE;~COG:L;~EggNog:ENOG410PFNQ;~InterPro:IPR002052,IPR029063,IPR016691,IPR000241;~PFAM:PF01170;~go_function: GO:0003676 - nucleic acid binding [Evidence IEA];~go_function: GO:0008168 - methyltransferase activity [Evidence IEA];~go_process: GO:0032259 - methylation [Evidence IEA]): protein MEFLIRFAQAHETFRQPEIEALASLAGYEVKFLYYDKFSPYAVVKLPDEAAARAVISRSILAKDIFVLWGQATNYDDLHADVRRRTSHLWEDLKHVSFRFTVDAFAGKHTAEEKRNIIQSFAYVGFEGPIRMKDPDEQFWVFEEYISDVEVPRLSRSAEPMPELLRPKRIFLGRWLAQGSRDIMAKYDLKKRKFISTTSMDAELTLITANMAHAAPGKLFYDPFVGTGSFCVAMAHFGALNIGSDIDARSFKGKDPATVGNNKQVRDVRTGRSIGLLSNLEQYGIASKYVDAFTSDLTNTPIRLGQFLDGIVCDPPYGVREGLRVLGTRDGRGTEEVLIDGVPAHYLPGYIAPKKPYGFEAMQNDILTFASRTLVTGGRLCMWMPTSNDEVELVIPMHPNLEIVSVSVQPFNNWSRRLITYRRLPEGQVSDVSLGRQKDDAQGMYADELNEFRRKYFTKNEKKLAKEQ, encoded by the exons ATGGAGTTTCTCATTCGCTTCGCCCAGGCGCACGAGACCTTTCGACAGCCGGAGATCGAAGCTCTGGCATCGCTGGCCGGATATGAAGTCAAATTTCTTTATTACGATAAATTT TCACCCTATGCCGTTGTAAAACTACCAGATGAAGCAGCAGCGCGCGCTGTCATCTCCCGCAGCATCCTAGCAAAAGACATCTTCGTACTCTGGGGCCAGGCTACCAACTATGACGACCTACACGCCGACGTCCGTAGGCGGACGTCGCACCTCTGGGAAGACCTGAAGCATGTATCATTCCGCTTCACGGTCGATGCATTCGCGGGGAAACACACCGCTGAGGAAAAGCGCAATATAATCCAGAGCTTCGCGTATGTCGGCTTCGAGGGTCCTATCCGGATGAAGGACCCCGACGAGCAATTTTGGGTGTTTGAGGAGTATATCTCTGATGTTGAGGTGCCGCGTTTGTCGAGGAGTGCGGAACCGATGCCGGAATTGTTGCGTCCCAAGAGAATTTTCCTTGGACGGTGGCTGGCTCAGGGTAGTCGGGATATCATGGCGAAGTATGATCTGAAGAAACGGAAGTTTATCAGTACGACTTCTATGGATGCGGAACTGACTCTAATCACGGCGAATATGGCCCACGCTGCCCCTGGTAAACTATTCTACGATCCTTTCGTGGGGACGGGGAGCTTCTGCGTGGCGATGGCGCATTTCGGGGCGCTGAATATTGGCTCTGATATTGATGCGAGGAGTTTCAAGGGGAAAGATCCGGCGACGGTGGGAAACAACAAACAAGTCCGTGATGTCAGAACAGGTCGCTCCATTGGACTGTTGTCAAACCTCGAGCAGTATGGGATTGCGAGCAAGTATGTGGATGCGTTTACGTCGGATCTGACCAACACGCCCATCCGTCTCGGGCAATTCCTCGATGGTATTGTCTGTGATCCTCCTTATGGTGTTCGTGAGGGACTACGGGTTTTGGGAACGCGTGATGGCCGTGGTACAGAAGAGGTTCTCATCGATGGAGTTCCTGCTCATTA TCTACCCGGTTACATTGCGCCAAAGAAACCATATGGATTCGAAGCAATGCAAAACGATATCCTCACTTTTGCCTCTCGAACGCTAGTCACAGGCGGGCGCCTATGCATGTGGATGCCCACATCCAACGACGAGGTGGAATTAGTGATCCCCATGCATCCGAACCTGGAAATTGTCAGTGTGTCTGTACAGCCATTCAACAACT GGTCCCGTCGGCTTATTACGTACCGCCGTTTGCCAGAAGGACAAGTCTCAGATGTCTCGTTGGGACGACAAAAAGATGACGCCCAGGGTATGTATGCTGACGAATTGAATGAATTCAGAAGAAAA TACTTTACCAAAAACGAAAAGAAGCTCGCCAAAGAGCAATAA
- a CDS encoding HIT family protein (COG:S;~EggNog:ENOG410PXRY;~InterPro:IPR011146,IPR001310,IPR019808,IPR036265;~PFAM:PF11969,PF01230;~TransMembrane:1 (i26-46o);~go_function: GO:0003824 - catalytic activity [Evidence IEA]), with protein sequence MSDSLLNNHLNKNLKFIRFPSWRMKYILQLQTILVYISRVILHLRIMTSARCPFCNIAARYPHILPSLFNSNSNNATITTPDSVLSRLRAETEETRPESGPASGSGSEPELEAESSHAYLILSTKSVLAFLDIMPLTRGHVLVVPREHYGTVGDVGVTAGRELGQWIPIISRAVMRALFGDSEAHWNVVQNNGIRAAQVVPHVHFHIVPRPPLDQPPSSKKTSYVMFGRGQRDELDEEEGEKLAGEIREELAREVQRVRDVEGVDLEGDIGGDERKRRGGGKL encoded by the exons ATGAGCGACTCTCTTCTCAACAACCATCTGAATAAAAATCTCAAATTCATTAGATTTCCATCTTGGC GCATGAAATATATACTTCAATTACAAACGATCTTGGTATATATATCCAGAGTAATACTACATCTACGAATCATGACTTCAGCACGCTGCCCCTTCTGCAACATCGCAGCAAGATATCCTCACATTTTACCATCACTTTTCAACTCTAATTCCAACAATGCCACCATCACAACTCCGGACTCCGTACTATCGCGTCTCCGTGCCGAAACAGAAGAGACACGCCCAGAGTCAGGACCGGCGTCAGGATCTGGGTCAGAACCGGAGTTAGAGGCAGAGTCATCGCATGCGTACTTGATTCTTTCGACAAAATCTGTTCTGGCGTTTCTGGATATTATGCCGTTGACGAGGGGCCATGTTTTGGTGGTTCCAAGGGAGCACTATGGAACAGTAGGGGATGTCGGAGTTACAGCTGGGAGGGAG CTTGGACAATGGATACCTATAATCTCACGGGCTGTAATGAGGGCGCTTTTCGGGGATTCTGAGGCGCATTGGAATGTGGTTCAAAATAATG GCATCAGAGCCGCGCAAGTAGTCCCTCACGTCCACTTCCACATCGTCCCCAGACCGCCACTGGATCAACCGCCCAGCTCAAAGAAAACGAGCTATGTAATGTTTGGTCGCGGGCAAAGGGACGAGctggacgaggaagaaggggagaAATTGGCCGGTGAGATTCGAGAAGAGCTGGCGAGGGAAGTTCAGCGTGTTAGGGATGTGGAGGGGGTGGATTTGGAGGGGGATATAGGGGGTGacgagagaaagaggagagggGGTGGGAAATTATGA
- a CDS encoding ACL4 family protein (COG:S;~EggNog:ENOG410PI0V;~InterPro:IPR011990,IPR019734,IPR013026;~PFAM:PF07719,PF13424,PF13432,PF13181;~go_function: GO:0005515 - protein binding [Evidence IEA]) encodes MGKPRPHKKKASKSKSALRARNSKMNEDPTKLLEQATLLLQTGQADEALSVAQRALELASNSPLSALNTVAEVYIELGEIDVAREHFLRAVELDPNGTIPESQGGGAEKFLWLSQLSEQGGQDSVKWFEKGVSSLRHTIQQLEGTNDPENLATLEEKKRKMANALCGVAEIYMTDLSWEEDAESRCEALITEALHVNPNAPEVLQTLASVRISQLRTDEARSALSRSMELWKDLPPEDQTVPEFAIRISLSRLLMEVGMELEALEVLERLILEDDQSVEAWYLGGWCLNLLAEKQQAPKDEEPEQETPESNRLASLVASREWLKQSLTLYDMVQYEDERLKEHALELVANMNKELPEDIDDEDDKEGEGEEGDWVDEIEAESDEEMADS; translated from the exons ATGGGGAAACCCAGACCTCACAAGAAGAAAGCATCCAAGTCAAAGTCCGCTCTCCGCGCCCGCAATTCCAAAATGAACGAGGACCCTACGAAACTCCTGGAGCAAGCGACACTCCTTCTCCAGACAGGCCAAGCAGATGAAGCGCTCTCGGTAGCTCAGCGGGCGCTCGAACTTGCGTCCAACTCCCCCCTCTCGGCCTTGAACACTGTCGCCGAAGTCTACATTGAACTCGGAGAAATCGATGTCGCGAGAGAACACTTTTTGCGCGCGGTGGAATTGGATCCAAATGGCACAATACCGGAATCGCAGGGTGGTGGTGCTGAGAAGTTCCTGTGGTTGTCGCAATTAAGTGAGCAGGGAGGTCAGGATAGTGTGAAGTGGTTTGAGAAAGGTGTCTCGTCCCTTAGGCATACTATCCAGCAACTGGAGGGGACTAATGACCCGGAAAACCTCGCTACtttggaagagaagaagagaaagatgGCAAACGCCTTGTGCGGTGTTGCTGAAATTTATATGACGGATCTTTC GTGGGAAGAGGATGCGGAGAGTCGCTGCGAAGCCCTCATCACGGAGGCGCTTCATGTCAACCCCAATGCGCCTGAAGTGTTGCAGACCTTGGCGTCCGTCCGAATCTCACAACTCCGGACAGATGAAGCCCGGTCAGCGCTTTCACGGAGTATGGAACTGTGGAAAGACTTGCCGCCAGAAGACCAAACGGTTCCAGAATTCGCGATCAGAATCAGTCTGTCGCGTCTATTAATGGAGGTTGGCATGGAGCTGGAGGCGCTTGAAGTGCTGGAGCGTTTGATCCTCGAAGACGACCAAAGTGTCGAGGCATGGTACCTTGGAGGATGGTGTTTGAATCTGCTGGCAGAAAAGCAACAGGCTCCTAAGGATGAAGAGCCCGAACAAGAGACGCCAGAATCGAATCGACTTGCTTCGCTGGTTGCTAGCCGGGAATGGCTCAAACAGAGCTTGACACTCTATGACATGGTCCAGTATGAGGACGAGAGGCTCAAGGAGCACGCTCTCGAACTTGTTGCAAACATGAACAAGGAACTTCCTGAAGAtatcgacgacgaagacgacaaagaaggcgaaggcGAGGAAGGCGACTGGGTGGATGAAATTGAAGCCGAGTCGGACGAAGAGATGGCGGATTCCTAA
- a CDS encoding LYR motif-containing protein (COG:S;~EggNog:ENOG410PSES;~InterPro:IPR008011;~PFAM:PF05347), with translation MRKITAPKLSGVHRFACLALYRALLRQCAKLPSTAPTLSEVKPTIQQKFHRYRNLQSPSQTLDALNFGYEALDLIHVASRGNQNVIQRVSTLISESQSERQINSSIQQALSKAKPAKPKSKKEQKKKIIQAFEKQTARRHPDAIPITFRPRPAVSGKRRIPVLVNARGVPFLRIKKPQPMNLSGAIRSKLENRWRRIERRESLEAALEIARGEDRWDQLTHGQEPATWSQVITDALTEVNDKIRESDLQNKKLAKDMWNVVLAERKLAAEEEKRASNA, from the exons ATGCGCAAAATCACTGCTCCAAAGCTCTCCGGGGTTCATCGATTTGCCT GTCTGGCTCTTTACCGGGCACTTCTCCGACAATGCGCAAAACTACCGAGTACTGCACCAACCCTCAGCGAGGTCAAGCCAACGATACAACAGAAATTTCATAGATATAGGAACCTCCAAAGCCCGTCGCAAACTCTGGACGCTCTGAATTTTGGATACGAG GCCCTGGATTTAATACACGTCGCGTCCCGAGGAAATCAGAATGTGATCCAACGCGTCTCGACACTCATTTCAGAGAGTCAGTCAGAAAGACAAATAAACAGTTCAATCCAACAAGCACTGTCCAAGGCGAAACCCGCAAAACCCAAATCTAagaaggagcagaagaagaaaatcatCCAGGCATTTGAGAAGCAGACCGCGCGACGACATCCAGATGCTATTCCAATCACTTTCCGTCCTCGGCCAGCTGTGAGCGGGAAACGTCGAATACCTGTTCTCGTCAATGCACGTGGTGTTCCCTTTTTGCGTATCAAGAAGCCGCAACCGATGAATCTGAGCGGAGCGATTAGAAGCAAGCTTGAGAATCGCTGGAGACGTATTGAACGGCGAGAAAGCCTGGAGGCGGCATTAGAGATTGCGAGAGGGGAAGATAGATGGGACCAATTGACGCATGGCCAAGAGCCAGCCACTTGGTCTCAGGTGATTACAGATGCTCTGACGGAAGTAAACGATAAAATTCGCGAATCCGATCTGCAGAACAAGAAACTCGCGAAGGATATGTGGAATGTGGTTCTTGCTGAACGCAAgttggcggcggaggaagagaagagagcatcaaatgcatga